In Magnolia sinica isolate HGM2019 chromosome 12, MsV1, whole genome shotgun sequence, a single genomic region encodes these proteins:
- the LOC131220690 gene encoding uncharacterized protein LOC131220690 → MVFFCFLVDQKRMVRSSKPAAGICSRCGGGASVADMKTATRFCYVPFYWRSWRAIICTFCGAVLKSYR, encoded by the coding sequence ATGGTTTTCTTCTGCTTTCTCGTGGACCAGAAGCGGATGGTAAGGAGCAGCAAGCCGGCAGCCGGGATCTGCTCCAGGTGCGGCGGCGGGGCGAGCGTCGCCGACATGAAGACGGCGACCCGGTTCTGTTACGTTCCGTTCTACTGGCGATCTTGGCGAGCCATCATCTGCACTTTCTGCGGTGCTGTTCTCAAATCCTATAGATGA